TTGCCGATTCCCGCGATTTCCGTTACGGTCAAGCCGTCGATTCCTTCAAGGGCCAGAGCTTGCCGAACGTCGGCAAAAACAGAATGGCGAATAATAGTTTCAATCTTTTTCATGCTACTTCCTCCTTATGTTAGGTTTTCTAACATGGTTTGCGTGTTAGGTTTGTTAACATATTAATCAATATTTTCTGACAATGCAAGTGTTATTTTTAATATATGTTAGGTTTTCTTACGTGAAAGCGATTGCAAATCGCGCTAATTAACGAAAAAATAAAATTCGATGAATGTAGGAAAGGGTGATAGGAATGTATAGAATTTCTCAAGAATTAGCGGAAATGGGCAAGAAGCGTATCGAAGGGTTTCCGGTAGATGGTTTTGTCTGGGGAACTGGCCCGGAGTCTCCTGCTTTGATGCTGGTTGGAGAAGCGCCAGGGGAGAACGAAGTGGAAACGGGCATCCCGTTTACTGGTCGCGCCGGCAAAGAATTGATGGCATCACTCGAAGGCGTCGGACTCACGCGAGAGGATGTCTATATTACGAGTGCGGTCAGAAGCCGGCCGTATAAATGGGGAGAAAAACGTAGCCGCGGGGGTGAAATGATAAAGCGTAAGTACAACCGTGCCCCCACCAAAAAAGAAATCATTGCTCATGCACCGATTCTGGATGAAGAAATCCGTGCGGTAAAACCGCCTGTAATTGTAACGCTCGGCAATGTCGGCCTGCAGCGACTCATTGGGCGAGAGGCTAAGATCATGCAATTGCACGGAGTTTTAATGGAAACGCCAATTCTTTACTGGGACGAAGAAGCGAGCGCGTTCTTGGAAACGAAAGAGAGCTATCATATTTTTCCGACGTTTCATCCGGCAAGCGTCTTTTACAACCCGCCTGTTCGGGAGCATAAAGATGCGGATTGGGAAAAGCTCGGGCGGTTACTGCGCAACGAAGTGTATAAATAATGGAAAAGCTCTCTTCATTGAAGAAAGTTGTGCAAAGGAAACTTCTGGAGTAGAATAGCTTTATTCATTACTACTGGAAGGAAGTTGGCTCTATGGACAGTACGGTTTTATTCGCCCTTGGCTTGACGCTTTTTGCAGGGCTTGCAACCGGGATCGGCAGTTTGATCGCATTCTTCGCTTCGCGCACCAATACGAAGTTCCTGTCCGTATCACTCGGATTTTCGGCGGGGGTCATGATTTATGTCTCCATGATCGAAATTTTCTTTAAAGCGAAAGACGCGTTGACAGCAGCGCAAGGAGAGACGACTGGCTATTGGCTGACGCTCGCGGGCTTTTTTGGCGGGATGGTTTTCATGGCAGTTCTTGACCGCATCCTGCCGCAAATGGGTAATCCCCATGAAGTACGGACGGTGGAAGACATGGATGAAGGGCCGACGAATGACGAATATGCCCGGCTCCGCAAGATGGGAATTTTCACGGCGCTCGCCATTGCGATCCACAATTTTCCGGAAGGCATCGCGACATTCATGTCAGCGATTCAGGATCCTGCGCTCGGCATCGCCATCGCGATCGCAGTGGCAATCCACAATATTCCGGAAGGCATCGCAGTGTCGGTACCCATCTACTATGCGACTGGCAGCCGCAAGAAAGCATTCCAATACAGCTTTCTCTCAGGGGTCTCCGAACCAGTCGGCGCGATTGCCGCATGGCTGTTTTTGATGCCGTTTTTGAGCGATACTTTGTTCGGCATTATTTTCGCGGGCGTTGCGGGGATCATGGTATTCATCTCGCTGGATGAGTTGTTGCCAGCTGCGAAGCGCTACGACGAAGCCCATCTATCGATTTACGGATTGGTTGCCGGAATGGCAGTTATGGCTCTTAGCCTTGTTCTTCTCGTATAACTTGAAACCTGACGCTTCTTTGGCCGTATAACGGGTCAAGGAGGCGTTTTTCGATGGAAGTCAAAAAAATCGAGGAAACTTACGAGCGGATTTCAAAAGCGCTAGGCTGGACGACTGATAAGCAGGTATCGCTTGCAGTTGCGATGATTTATTTGAGCCGCGGCCGTGAATTTGATGAGGACGCTCATCATCAGGTTTCTCAGCTTATCAAAAATCAAGAAGGATTCTTGTCGCCGCTGCGTGCGCACCTTCACCATATCGTCACGGCTTACCTGACGCTTGGAGAAAAGCCTGCACAAGAAGCGTTGGAATTGCTAAATGCTAACCAACGAGCTTTGAACGAGCACAAGTTCTGGAAGAGTTCCTATACTTATCTCGGCGGTTTGATGATGACAAAGCCAGAAGAAGCGGGGCGTGCGAGGGAATTGTATAAGGCCATGCAAACCCACCATCCTTTCCTTACGTCAAGTGAAGATATCCCATACGTTGCCTTGTTGTCGAATCAAGAAGGTGATGTGCGGGAGCGTGCGGAAACCATGAACCGTTATTATAAGGAGTTGCGCCCTCAAGGGTTTTCAGCCGGCAACCAGCTGCAATGGCTAAGTCAGGTCCTGACATTCGATTCGCCCGTATTTCAGCCGGAAGTGGCAGGTCGAGTCGTGGCAATTCGTGATTTTCTGAAAGCGGAAAAGATAAAAGTGCGTGTGGAACATTATCCCGTGCTGGGCTTTTTGGCTGTCGCAAAAGCGGATGGAGAAGCTTTGCGTAAGGTTGTGGATATGGCCCGTGAGCTAGAAGCGTCGAAATTATTCCGTTGGTACGGTCAGTGGGTTCTCCCATCAGCAATCCAATTGACCTTGGCAGAATCAGTGCAGCTTCATGAAAAAGGCGTGGCGGTATTCGCGGCTTCGATCGAAATGCTTTTGCAGGCCCAGCAAGCAGCGATGATGCTCGGCATGAGTGCAATCATCGCTTCTTCTAATAATTCCGGGAGCTGATTACGAAGCTCTCAGACATCCCTTGTCACTTTATGCCTGTAGCGGTATAGTTAGGGTGTAAAAAATAACAGACAAGTGTCAAGACAAGGGGAAAGAATATGACAACTACGACAGAAAAAAATACAAAACCTATTTCACAACGAAAATTATTGGGCGTCGCGGGACTTGGTTGGCTGTTTGATGCCATGGACGTCGGAATTTTGGCGTTTGTTATTGCGGCGCTTCACGAAGATTGGGGACTGACTTCCCAGCAGATGGGCTGGATCGGCAGCGTCAACTCGATTGGGATGGCTGTGGGCGCATTCGTCTTCGGCATTTATGCCGACCGTGTCGGGCGCAAGAAAATTTTCATCATCACCTTATTATTGTTCTCGCTGGCGAGCGGCATCTCGGCGTTTACTACGACGCTTGCCGCTTTCCTAATCTTGCGTTTCTTTGTCGGCATGGGACTTGGCGGAGAATTGCCGGTCGCTTCGACTTTGGTGTCAGAAAGTGTCCCGGCAAAGGATCGCGGTCGGGTGGTTGTATTGCTTGAAAGTTTTTGGGCTGCCGGCTGGCTGGTTGCTGCGATTATTTCGTACTTCATCATCCCTGAATACGGCTGGCGGATCGCGCTATTGCTGACGGCCTTGCCTGCTTTTTATGCATTGTATTTGCGCATCAATTTGCCGGATTCGCCGCAGTTCACAGCGAAAAAAGACGTGCTGCGCTCGGTTTCGACGAATATCCGTGATGTCTGGTCGAAAACTTACCGGCGTCCGACAATCATGCTGTGGATTGTTTGGTTTACTGTGGTGTTCTCTTATTATGGAATGTTCCTGTGGCTTCCGAGTGTTATGGTCATGAAAGGCTTTCCCCTCATTCAAAGTTTCCAATATGTGCTGATCATGACGCTTGCGCAATTGCCAGGATATTTCTCAGCAGCTTGGCTGATTGAGCGCGCTGGCCGGAAATTCGTGTTGGTGACGTATTTGATCGGAACAGCCGCTTCCGCACTAGCTTTCGGCAACGCCGATACGGTTACTGCGCTGGTAGTGTCTGGAGCGTTCTTGTCATTTTTCAACCTAGGGGCATGGGGAGCGCTTTACGCTTACTCGCCTGAACAGTATCCAACCGTTATTCGCGCCACAGGCACAGGAATGGCCGCGTCGTTTGGGCGCATCGGAGGCATTCTCGGGCCGCTTCTTGTTGGTTCCATGCTGACGGCAGGATTTGGGCTCAATGTGATTTTTGCGATTTTCTGCGTCTCGATATTGATCGGCGCAATGGCGGTCGCTTTCCTTGGGACTGAAACGAAACAGATGGAATTGGAATGAAGAAACGTGGGCCTGGGAGGGTCCGCGTTTTTATTTTCACTAAATCGTAAAGGGGAATGAGGGGGAAATGGCCAATAAGTTAAGAAACAACTGAATTTAATGGAAATGGGTGTGGGAACATGGAGTGGAAATGGTACCGAGAAATTGATTTGTATATGGAAAAAGTACGTCCGTTGTTGGAGCAAAGGGAAGATCTATATAGTTTATTTCTCGGCGTGCTCGGCCAGATCGAACAAGGGCGCTACAATAGCTTCTTTTTAGGGCTTGCAGAAGATGCGGAAGGAATGGCTGCACTGGCCTTGATAACACCGCCACATCCTTTGCAATTGATCGTTTTACGTGAGGAAGAAGTTGTGACAGCATTGGCGGCTGCAGAATTCCGCCGTGCCGAGATCGCTGTTTCCGGGGTCATCGGGGACAAGGCGACAGCTAGTAAATTTGCTGCGGCTTGGGGAGGAACTGCAGACATTGCGATGGACCAAGGCTTGTACCGAATCGACGCAGTGCAGAGAAAACTAGAAAAAAGCCCCGGCAGCTGGCGAGTGGCGAATCGTCTAGATGCGCCTTTGTTAGTGGAATGGTATCAATTGTTTAGTGAAGAAACCGATATTGGAAATCCCTCATTAGAAGAGTCCGAAGAAAAAATCGGCGACTTCATCTTGCGCAAGGAAGTATTTCTCTGGGAAGACGAAGGGCACGTTGTGTCTTGCATGAAAAAAGCGCGTCCATCCAAGCATGGCATTACCGTTTCGTTTGTTTTTACGCCCAAAGAATGGCGAAAAAAAGGCTATGCCCGGACACTTGTTGCCGAAGTTACAGAAGAGCTGCTGAATGAGTATGATTTTGCTATGCTTTATACAGACCTGTCAAACGGCACTTCCAATAAAATTTACAAGGAAATCGGCTATGAACAGATCGCCAATCCGGTCCACTTGAAACTTGAAGAGCCGGCGGGGGAGTAAAGCCCTGTGTATAAGGGTATAGAAAAACGACCAATTGAAAGGGGGCGAAGCGAATGATCCGCTTTGACAAGGTCACAAAACGCTTTCCAGATGGGACGGAAGCGTTGAAAGACATTACGCTCGATCTGCCCGCGCGCCAGCTAACGGCCATTATTGGCCCAAGTGGTTGCGGCAAAACGACCTTAATGAAAATGGTGAACAAGCTGGAAAATCCGACAGCAGGCGCCATATACATAGACGATGAGCCGATCACCGGCATGGACGAGGTGAAGTTAAGGCGGTCGATTGGTTATGTCATCCAACGCATCGGCCTGTTTCCGCATATGACCATTGCTGATAATGTCTCGCTGGTGCCGAAGCTATTGAATTGGCCTGCAGATAAAACCAACGAACGTTCAAGAGAACTGCTGCAACTTGTCGGATTGGATCCGGACGTCTTTATGGACAGGTATCCGTTGGAATTGAGCGGAGGCCAGCAGCAACGAGTCGGCGTCGTCCGTGCGCTCGCGGGAGACCCGAACATCGTCTTGATGGATGAACCGTTTTCGGCTCTCGACCCAATCAGCCGGGAACAATTGCAGGACGAGCTGCGCCATTTGCAGCAAGAAATCCATAAAACGATTATTTTTGTCACCCACGATATGGACGAGGCCTTGAAAATTGCCGATACCATCGTCGTGATGAAAGATGGCCAAGTCGAGCAAATTGGAACGCCGCAACAATTGATCGATGAACCCGCAAACGAATTTGTGCGGAATTTCATCGGTACCGAACGCATTAACCAGAAACGTTCATTTGGAGAGCGGCGTTTGAAGGAGTTTGTGTCTCTTTTTGAGACAGATTGGGCTGGAGAGGCCGAGCCGGCAGAGGCAGGAATGTCAGTCGGCGATGCCCATCAGCTATTGGAGCAAAGCGGCAAGCCGCGCCTCGCTGTAGTCGATAAAGGTGAAGTGGTCGGATTCGCCGGAGAACGTGAACTCTTGAGAGCTGCTCTTCAGGCAGGGAAGGGGGCAACGGCATGAATGCATTTTTCGATACACTTATTAGCAGGCAAGATATGATACAAGATGCCTTTATTGAACACATCTATTTATCATTTGTAGCAGTGGCGATTGGTATTGCTATCGCTTTGCCGACGGGCGTCATTATCGCTCGCTACCGGCGCTTTGCTGAACCGGTTATCGGTGTGACGGCGATATTTCAAACGATACCAAGTTTAGCGTTGTTCGGGTTTTTAGTGCCCATTCTTGGCATCGGCTCGCCGACAGCTTTAATTGCATTGATCATCTATGCGCTATTGCCAATCTTACGGAATACATATGCCGGCATTGTCGGAGTTGATGGATCGACGATTGAGGCAGGGCGCGGTATGGGCATGACGAGAACGCAGATTTTACGTCAAATCGAACTGCCGCTTGCGCTGCCGTTTATCATGGCAGGCGTCCGTACTGCAACGGTTTTGACGGTCGGCATCGCGACGCTCGCCACTTTTGTTGGTGCGGGCGGGCTTGGCGACATTATTTACCGCGGTCTGCAATCGTATAATAACTCTTTGGTGCTTGCGGGCGCCTTGCCGGTTGCTTTATTGGCGATCGGGTTCGACTTGATCTTGAAATGGATCGAAAAACGGGCCACGCCAAAAGGCTTGAAAATCTAAAGCAGGCAGTGATGCCGTGAGCGGAAATGGTATGATAAATAAGGAAAGTAGGCTCGAAACGGGCCGTAAAGGGGGAGCATCAATGAAAAAAACAGCATTTGGCATCTTGCTTGGAACGTCCGCAGTCTTAGCGGCATGCAGCGGCGGGGGAGCGGATTCGGAACCGATCATTATCGGAGGCAAGCCTTGGACAGAACAATACATTCTGCCACATATTGTCGGACAGTATATCGAGGCGAATTCCGATTATAGCGTGGAATACGAAGAAGGGCTCGGGGAAGTATCGATTTTGACGCCAGCACTTGAGCAAGGCGATATCGACATGTACGTCGAATACACCGGAACCGGCTTGAAAGACGTCTTGAAGCGGGAGTCGACGCCAGGACAGTCTTCTGAAGAAGTATTAGAAGAAGTGCGGGCGGGTTATGAAGAAGAATTGGGTGCTACATGGCTCGAACCACTCGGATTTGAAAACGGTTATACGTTGGCATACGCCAAAGACTACGACGCGGACACTTATTCGGATCTTGCGGAAATCTCGAAATCTGAAGACATGACTTTCGGGGCACCGCATCCATTTTATGAACGCCAAGGAGACGGCTATGATGACATGGTTGCCACATACCCATTCGAGTTTTCAGCGACTGAAAGCTTCGATCCGGCGATTATGTATGAAGCGGTCCAAAATGGAGACGTCGATGTGATCCCGGCCTTCACAACCGACAGCCGCATCGACTTGTTCGACTTAAAAACGACAGAAGACGACCAGTCGTTTTTCCCGAAATACGATGCAGTACCGGTCGTCCGGATGGAAACGCTCGAAGAATATCCTGAACTTGAGGAGTTGCTGAACGAACTTGCCGGACAGATCACAGAAGAAGAAATGCTTGCGATGAACTCGCGGGTTGATGCAGACCAAGAAATCCCGAACGAAGTAGCGCGTGAATTCCTGATTGAAAAAGGTTTAATCGAAGAATGATCACAAACTCTGCGGCATGTTGCTGCAGGGTTTTTTTATGTGCAAGAATGGTTGGTAGTTTTCCGTGTAGTAATCCGTGGAAGAGTCTTGTACAATAAATGAAGGTGAGTGAATAGTCATTCAATTCAGTTTAATATAATGAAAGCGATTTCATATTAGGAGTGATAGTAGATGAGAGAGGTAGTCATCGTTGAAGGGGTTCGGTCGCCAGTCGGCAGGCGCAAAGGCAAATTAAATGAAATGCGCCCGGATGAACTGGCAGCTGTCGTGCTAGAGGGATTGATGAAACGGGCGGGCGTCGACAAAGGCTTGGTAGAAGACGTCATTCTCGGTTGTGTTTCTCAATCGGGAGAACAAGGCGGCAATATCGCAAGAACCGCGGCATTGATCGCCGGCTTCCCGGATTCTGTGCCTGGGGTAACCATCGACCGCCAATGCGGATCGAGCCAGCAAGCTGTTCACTTTGGTGCGCAGGCGATTCTTGCGGGTGATATGGATATTGTTATTGCAGGCGGCGTGGAAAGCATGACGCGTGTCCCGATGTTCTCTAATATGCAAGGGGCGCAGCCGAGTGGAAAATTGACCGATCAATACGAAATCATCAATCAAGGTTTATCAGCAGAACGCATTGCGGCACAATGGGGATTCAGCCGGCAGCAATTAGATGCGTATGCAGTTAAGAGCCATGAACGCGCGCAAAATGCTATTGAAAGCGGACACTATGACAAGGAAATTGTCTCGATTGAAGTGCCGGAAGAACAAAGCGGTTTCCAGAAAGTCGCGACAGACGAAGGGCCAAGAGCTGGGACGACCGAAGAGGTGCTCGCTGGGTTGAAACCTGCTTTTGATGAACAAGGCGTTATTACGGCAGGCAACGCCAGCCAAATGAGTGACGGGGCATCCGCTGTCTTATTGATGTCGAACGAAAAAGCGCAGGAGCTTGGATTGAAACCGAAAGCGCGTATTCTTGCCCGCACAGTAGTCGGATCCGATCCAACGTTGATGTTGACGGGGCCGATAGCGGCGACGAAAAAAGTGCTGGCGAAAGCCGGACTGTCAATTGAAGATATGGACCGCTATGAAGTGAATGAAGCCTTTGCGCCTGTTCCGCTCGCATGGCTTTCAGATATCGGGGGAGATCCGGATAAGCTTAACGTCAACGGTGGCGCGATTGCATTGGGGCATCCTTTAGGTGCGACCGGAACGAAATTATTGGTATCGCTCGTTCACGAACTTGAGCGCTCGGATAGCCGTTACGGCTTGCTGGCTATTTGTGAAGGCATGGGAATGGCCAATGCGACGATCATTGAACGGCTTTCTTAATTTGATCAAGACATAATTAAAGGGGAGAGAGAAATGGATTTTTCTAAAGTGAAAGCAATCGTCACTGGAGGAGCTTCTGGATTAGGGGAAGCAACAGTGCGCCACATTGCAGAAAGCGGAGGTCGTGCAGTCATTTTCGATCTTAACGAAGAGCGTGCGCAGGCAGTCATGGCTGATTTCGACGAGGGGCAAGTCGGTTATATCGAAACGGATGTGACGAATGCGCTTCAAGTGGAAGAAAGTGTGGGAATAGCAGTCGATCAACTAGGCCATATCAATCTGCTGGTTAATTGCGCAGGCATCGCCACGCCAGGAAAAGTCGTGTCAAAAGGACAGCCGCTAGCATTTGAACGTTTTGAAAAAGTTATCCAAGTCAATTTAGTCGGCAGTTTCAATGTCTTGCGTGTGGTAGCGGCCGCAATGCAAGGCAACGAATCGAATGAAGAAGGAGAGCGCGGCGTCATTATTTCGACCGCCTCTGTCGCAGCCTTTGAAGGGCAAATCGGCCAAGCAGCTTATAGCGCATCAAAAGGTGGGATCGTCTCAATGACTTTGCCGATTGCCCGTGAACTCGCACGTGATGGCATTCGCGTCTTAGCGATTGCGCCAGGACTTATGCAAACGCCAATGTTCGAAGGCTTGCCAGAATCCACCATCGCTTCGCTGTCTGCGACGGTGCCGTTTCCCGCACGCCTAGGCCGTCCTGTTGAATACGCCAAATTGGTCAAAAGCATTGTCGACAATCCGTTATTGAATGGCGAAGTGATTCGTTTGGACGGCGCGATTCGCATGCAACCGAAATAAGGGAAGTAAAGGGAGTGGGAATGATGGCGAGATATCGTTTTGAAGAAGAAGAACATACAATGTTCCGTAAATCCTTGCGTAAATTTTTAGAGAAAGAAGCGGTGCCCTATTACGAACAATGGGAAAAAGACCGCCTCATCCCAAAATCATTCTGGAGAAAACTTGGGGATATGGGCTTTTTATGCCCTCAAGTAGAAGAGCAGTATGGTGGGCTTGGCCTTGATTTTCGCTACGGCGTCATTATCGGCGAAGAGATGGAACGCGTCGGGGCGAGTTTGACGGGTGTCGGACTTCACAATGACATTACCGTTCCTTATATTGAAGCATATGGAACAGATCAACAGAAACAAGATTGGCTTCCAGGGTGTATTAGCGGTGAATACATTACAGCCATCGCGATGACGGAACCGGGGGCTGGGTCGGATCTCGCCAGTATTTCCGCAACAGCTGTAAAAGACGGTGACCATTATATTGTTAACGGCCAGAAGACCTTTATCACCAACGGCATCAATTGTACGCATGTATTGGTAGTCGTCAAAACCGATTCGAAAGCGGAGCCGAAGCATAAAGGCATCTCGTTGTTGATGGTCGAAGAAGGGACACCTGGGTTCACGAAAGGACGCAAGCTCGATAAAGTCGGACTTCACGCACAAGACACCTCAGAGTTGTATTTCGAAGATTGCCGGGTGCCTACCGGAAATCTCGTGGGAGAAGAGAACCGAGGCTTTACATACTTAATGGAAAAATTGCAGCAGGAGCGGCTCGTCGTGGCGCTTGCCGCACAAATCGCATCGGAAGACATGCTCGAGATGACGATCGATTATGTGAAATCCCGCAAAGCATTCGGCAAGCCCATCAGCGCATTTCAGAACACTCAGTTCAAGCTAGTGGAGATGGCAACGGAGATTGAACTGGGCAAAGCGTTTTTAGAGTCGTTGATCGAAGACCATATGGCAGGAAAAGACGTCGTCTCGAAAGTGTCGATGGCGAAATATTGGCTGACAGAGACGGCGAAGAAAATTTCGAGCGACTGCATGCAATTACACGGTGGCTATGGGTATATGGAAGAATATAAAATCGCCCGTCGCTACCGGGACATTCCGGTGGCTGCGATTTATGCCGGATCGAATGAAATTATGAAAACCATCATCGCTAAACGGATGGGGCTGTGAAGAAGACGGTTCCAAGTCGCGGGCTTCTAGAAAGCTTGATTGGCTTGCAGGAGTTACCACTTGACAGAATATACAAAACCTTTTAGTATGAAGGACAACTTGTTGGTAGCGGCAAGTCTATTCGAGAGAAGAGTTAGCAAAGATGAGAACAGAACAGTAGAAATCTAAGAGTGAGACGAGTAGGCAGTGGTGTTCATGTAGAGAGTCAGCGGGTGGTGAAAGCTGATTGGATGCGCTGTGCGAATGGACTTATGAGAGCCAGCCGGAAAGCGGAAGCGAGTATGGCGGACGTATCCCTGCGTTAAAGGGAAAGGCTGAAGAAGCCTGATTAAGTGAGTGCAAAATGCATTAATGCGTGGTGGTACCGCGGTTAAAACCGTCCCCGCAACCGGAGTAAGTCCCGGTTGCGGGGATTTTTGCATTTAAAAACGAGACGAGGAGAGATTGAGATGAGCAGAGCAGAGAATATGAATGAACAAACAATGAAGCAACAAGCGATAGAATTATTAGAAGGACGCATGAGTCACCAGCAGATGACAGACTTGTTGAGTGGATTGCACGAAAAAGGTGAGACGGCCGATGAGTTGGTCGGTATGGTCCGCGCAATGCGCGAAAAAGCGGTGAAGCTCCCAGAAATGACGGGCGAACTGGTCGATGTTTGCGGGACGGGCGGCGACAAATCCTTTAGTTTTAATATCAGTACGTTGACAGCGTTTGTCTTGGCAGGATGCGGCATGAGAGTGGCAAAGCACGGCAATCGCAGCGTATCCAGCAAGACCGGCAGTTCGGACTTATTGGAAGAGATCGGGATTTCCACTCAATTGCCCTTAACTGAAATTCCGTCACTGGTTGAACAGACGGGTATCGCGTTTTTGTTCGCGCCAGCGGTTCATCCGGCGCTCGGGGGCTTGCGTGAAGTGCGCAAGGAAATCGGGACGCCAACCATTTTCAATTTGGTTGGCCCTCTCGCGAATCCTCTGCCTATAACCGTCCAAATGAGCGGGGTGTACCGTTCGGACATGATGGAACCGATGGCGGATGCATTGATGCGACTTGGCAGAAAACGTGGAGCCATCGTCCACGGAGCAGGCGGGCTGGATGAATTGTCGCTTTCTGGAACCAACCAATTGATTGTTTTTGACGAAAATGGCAAGCGTAGCATGACGGTTCACCCTCATGAAGTAGGACTTGAGACAGCACCGATCGAAGCGATTCGCGGTGGCGATTCAAAACGCAATGCCGAAATTTTCCAAGAAGTCATCAGCGGGACGCCGAGTGCTTATTTGGATACGGTGGCGCTCAATGCAGGAACGGTCCTTTACGTAAGCGGTCGCGCCGCAAGCATTTCTGAAGGCGTACATCAAGCAAGAAAATCCATCATTTCAGGAGAAACGGCGCGTGTTTACGAACTGCACCGCCTAACATCGGGGGTACTTATATGACCATATTGGATAAAATCATGGAGACAAAGCGGCAGGAAATCACCGCTTATGAAGAAAGCTATCCGGCCACTG
This is a stretch of genomic DNA from Planococcus maritimus. It encodes these proteins:
- a CDS encoding MFS transporter, translating into MTTTTEKNTKPISQRKLLGVAGLGWLFDAMDVGILAFVIAALHEDWGLTSQQMGWIGSVNSIGMAVGAFVFGIYADRVGRKKIFIITLLLFSLASGISAFTTTLAAFLILRFFVGMGLGGELPVASTLVSESVPAKDRGRVVVLLESFWAAGWLVAAIISYFIIPEYGWRIALLLTALPAFYALYLRINLPDSPQFTAKKDVLRSVSTNIRDVWSKTYRRPTIMLWIVWFTVVFSYYGMFLWLPSVMVMKGFPLIQSFQYVLIMTLAQLPGYFSAAWLIERAGRKFVLVTYLIGTAASALAFGNADTVTALVVSGAFLSFFNLGAWGALYAYSPEQYPTVIRATGTGMAASFGRIGGILGPLLVGSMLTAGFGLNVIFAIFCVSILIGAMAVAFLGTETKQMELE
- a CDS encoding ABC transporter permease, translated to MNAFFDTLISRQDMIQDAFIEHIYLSFVAVAIGIAIALPTGVIIARYRRFAEPVIGVTAIFQTIPSLALFGFLVPILGIGSPTALIALIIYALLPILRNTYAGIVGVDGSTIEAGRGMGMTRTQILRQIELPLALPFIMAGVRTATVLTVGIATLATFVGAGGLGDIIYRGLQSYNNSLVLAGALPVALLAIGFDLILKWIEKRATPKGLKI
- a CDS encoding GNAT family N-acetyltransferase, encoding MEWKWYREIDLYMEKVRPLLEQREDLYSLFLGVLGQIEQGRYNSFFLGLAEDAEGMAALALITPPHPLQLIVLREEEVVTALAAAEFRRAEIAVSGVIGDKATASKFAAAWGGTADIAMDQGLYRIDAVQRKLEKSPGSWRVANRLDAPLLVEWYQLFSEETDIGNPSLEESEEKIGDFILRKEVFLWEDEGHVVSCMKKARPSKHGITVSFVFTPKEWRKKGYARTLVAEVTEELLNEYDFAMLYTDLSNGTSNKIYKEIGYEQIANPVHLKLEEPAGE
- a CDS encoding uracil-DNA glycosylase; protein product: MYRISQELAEMGKKRIEGFPVDGFVWGTGPESPALMLVGEAPGENEVETGIPFTGRAGKELMASLEGVGLTREDVYITSAVRSRPYKWGEKRSRGGEMIKRKYNRAPTKKEIIAHAPILDEEIRAVKPPVIVTLGNVGLQRLIGREAKIMQLHGVLMETPILYWDEEASAFLETKESYHIFPTFHPASVFYNPPVREHKDADWEKLGRLLRNEVYK
- a CDS encoding glycine betaine ABC transporter substrate-binding protein gives rise to the protein MKKTAFGILLGTSAVLAACSGGGADSEPIIIGGKPWTEQYILPHIVGQYIEANSDYSVEYEEGLGEVSILTPALEQGDIDMYVEYTGTGLKDVLKRESTPGQSSEEVLEEVRAGYEEELGATWLEPLGFENGYTLAYAKDYDADTYSDLAEISKSEDMTFGAPHPFYERQGDGYDDMVATYPFEFSATESFDPAIMYEAVQNGDVDVIPAFTTDSRIDLFDLKTTEDDQSFFPKYDAVPVVRMETLEEYPELEELLNELAGQITEEEMLAMNSRVDADQEIPNEVAREFLIEKGLIEE
- the zupT gene encoding zinc transporter ZupT, producing MDSTVLFALGLTLFAGLATGIGSLIAFFASRTNTKFLSVSLGFSAGVMIYVSMIEIFFKAKDALTAAQGETTGYWLTLAGFFGGMVFMAVLDRILPQMGNPHEVRTVEDMDEGPTNDEYARLRKMGIFTALAIAIHNFPEGIATFMSAIQDPALGIAIAIAVAIHNIPEGIAVSVPIYYATGSRKKAFQYSFLSGVSEPVGAIAAWLFLMPFLSDTLFGIIFAGVAGIMVFISLDELLPAAKRYDEAHLSIYGLVAGMAVMALSLVLLV
- a CDS encoding thiolase family protein; the protein is MREVVIVEGVRSPVGRRKGKLNEMRPDELAAVVLEGLMKRAGVDKGLVEDVILGCVSQSGEQGGNIARTAALIAGFPDSVPGVTIDRQCGSSQQAVHFGAQAILAGDMDIVIAGGVESMTRVPMFSNMQGAQPSGKLTDQYEIINQGLSAERIAAQWGFSRQQLDAYAVKSHERAQNAIESGHYDKEIVSIEVPEEQSGFQKVATDEGPRAGTTEEVLAGLKPAFDEQGVITAGNASQMSDGASAVLLMSNEKAQELGLKPKARILARTVVGSDPTLMLTGPIAATKKVLAKAGLSIEDMDRYEVNEAFAPVPLAWLSDIGGDPDKLNVNGGAIALGHPLGATGTKLLVSLVHELERSDSRYGLLAICEGMGMANATIIERLS
- a CDS encoding ABC transporter ATP-binding protein: MIRFDKVTKRFPDGTEALKDITLDLPARQLTAIIGPSGCGKTTLMKMVNKLENPTAGAIYIDDEPITGMDEVKLRRSIGYVIQRIGLFPHMTIADNVSLVPKLLNWPADKTNERSRELLQLVGLDPDVFMDRYPLELSGGQQQRVGVVRALAGDPNIVLMDEPFSALDPISREQLQDELRHLQQEIHKTIIFVTHDMDEALKIADTIVVMKDGQVEQIGTPQQLIDEPANEFVRNFIGTERINQKRSFGERRLKEFVSLFETDWAGEAEPAEAGMSVGDAHQLLEQSGKPRLAVVDKGEVVGFAGERELLRAALQAGKGATA
- a CDS encoding DUF4003 family protein, which translates into the protein MEVKKIEETYERISKALGWTTDKQVSLAVAMIYLSRGREFDEDAHHQVSQLIKNQEGFLSPLRAHLHHIVTAYLTLGEKPAQEALELLNANQRALNEHKFWKSSYTYLGGLMMTKPEEAGRARELYKAMQTHHPFLTSSEDIPYVALLSNQEGDVRERAETMNRYYKELRPQGFSAGNQLQWLSQVLTFDSPVFQPEVAGRVVAIRDFLKAEKIKVRVEHYPVLGFLAVAKADGEALRKVVDMARELEASKLFRWYGQWVLPSAIQLTLAESVQLHEKGVAVFAASIEMLLQAQQAAMMLGMSAIIASSNNSGS